A stretch of the Chelonoidis abingdonii isolate Lonesome George chromosome 11, CheloAbing_2.0, whole genome shotgun sequence genome encodes the following:
- the LOC142047430 gene encoding uncharacterized protein LOC142047430, producing MVSENEEEKPQQEDAEQVEPHWMLSGRSKGNVSRSCALPENTKACETQHRPEEKCSSHSDLIPRSRINLEETRSMCHECGKSFNRRSHLIRHQRIHTGELPFTCTECGKSFIQRSDLSRHQRIHTGALPFTCAECGKSFNRSSHLIRHERIHTGETPYTCSECGKSFNQSSVLSAHRRIHTGETPYTCPECGKSFNHSSNFIRHHKIHMRVNCYKSLD from the coding sequence ATGGTGAGtgagaatgaggaggagaaaccccagcaggaagatgctgagcaagTAGAACCACATTGGATGTTATCAGGAAGATCCAAAGGGAATGTTTCCAGGAGTTGTGCACTCCCAGAAAACACAAAAGCCTGTGAGActcagcacaggccagaggaaAAGTGCAGTAGCCACTCAGACCTTATTCCACGCAGCAGAATCAACTTGGAAGAGACTCGCTCCATGTGCCACGaatgcgggaaaagcttcaatcggcGCTCACAtcttatcagacaccagagaatccacactggggagCTGCCCTTCacatgcactgagtgtgggaaaagcttcattcaGCGCTCAGACCTTagcagacatcagagaatccacacaggggcgCTGCCCTTCACATGcgctgagtgcgggaaaagcttcaatcggaGCTCTCACCTTATCAgacatgagagaatccacacaggggagacgccctacacgtgctctgagtgtgggaaaagcttcaatcagagctcTGTCCTGAGCGCACacaggagaatccacacaggagagacgccctacacgtgccctgagtgtgggaaaagcttcaatcacaGCTCAAACTTTATTAGACATCACAAAATCCACATGAGAGTGAACTGTTATAAATCCCTGGACTAG